GGCTGCACCCTGCTGCACCCTctgcaccctgcctgcaccctgctgcttgcaccctgctgcctgcaccctgcctgcaccctgctgcaccctgcctgcaccctgctgcACCCTCTGCACTAcctgcaccctgcctgcacttcctgcaccctgctgcaccctctgcaccctgcctgcaccctgcctgcaccctgcctgcaccctgctgcACCCTGCCTGCACTTCCTGCACCCTGCTGCACCCTCTGCACCCTGCTGCACCCTGCCTGCACTTCCTGCACCCTGCTGCACCCTCTGCACTtcctgcaccctgcctgcaccctgctgcACCCTCTGCActgcctgcaccctgctgcaccctgcctgtccctgcctgcacccccttCTTACAGGTCCCCCCGTGCCCCGGTGTCGTGTCCCCCCCGGCTCCTTCTCCCCTCACCCCTCGGGgccaccccctccccctcccgGACCCCCTTTCCCGGACCCCCCCGTCCCGGCCTTACCGCCATCCCCTTCACAGTCGCGGTGCTGGTCCCGGTGCCTCTGACCCCctatcccccccccccagggcccCCTCGTTCcggctgccccccacccccgaGACCCCCTGCATCCTGGTGGGGCCCGGCACCGGCATCGCCCCATTCCGCAGCTTCTGGCAGCAGCGGCTGCACCAGCTGCGGGAGGGAGGTGGGAACAGGGGGGACAGGAGTGGGGACAAGGGACAGGGGGACTGGGACAGCGGCTGGGGGGACGGGAAGACACGGGGACTGGaggctggggacatggggatgGGGCACAGGGGGACACAGAACAAGGGGGGGGTGGCGGCACAggaatggggatgggggggataTGAAGGGGCAGAGGGTTAAGGGGGCATGGGGACACAGAAGAGGGGGACATGGTGGCTTCAGGATGGGAGAgaagggatgcagggatgtgGCAACCTGGGGACAAAGGTGTGGGgactggggacatggggacaggggaaggggatgaaagctggggacatggggacaccaGGACAGGGTGGTgtgggggggacacggggatGTGTAGCATGGGGACACAGAGGTAGGGGGGACATGCAGGGGGCTGCAGCTCTCCGGGGAGAGGGGCTGCAAGGTTTGGGGACACGGGGACATGGTGCATGGGGGGCATGAGGAGGTGGGGACACGGTGCCTGGGGTCACGGTGACACTGGCCACACGGTCCCCACTTTGGGGTTCCCATGCCACACCGTCCCCATGTGGGGgtcccagcccaggctgtccccaggcaggggtCCCAGGTGGCACTGTCCCCACAGGTGGCCCCCTGGGCCCCATGGTGCTGGTGTTCGGGTGCCGCTCCCCCAACCTGGACCACATCTACAggcaggagatggaggaggCACGGGAGGGGGGGGCCCTCAGCATGGTCCTGACTGCCTTCTCCCGAGAGCCCGGGACCCCCAAGGTGACActggaggggacagggatgggatggagacTGGGATAGGGAGTGGGATCTgatggggacaaggacaggaaCTGGGTGGGAACAGGAATGGGATCAGGAcagggaaggggacagggatgggggcttggatgggatggagatggggacCAGGGTGGGATGGGGCCAGGAATGGAGGCAGACTGGGACAAGGGTGGAGCTGGGGTgtgatggggacagggtggggaCAAAAAGGCAGGGATGGTGGggacacttccaaggatggggctaTGCCCAAGGACGGGGTCAGAAGGGTCGGGGGGGCAGGGTGGGCATAGCCATGTGCCAGTGCCAGCGTCCCTGCCGTGGTGTCCCCAGACCTACGTGCAGGACGTGCTGCGGacacagctggcagcagaggtgcACCAGGTGCTGTGCCAGAGCGGGGGACACATGTATGTCTGTGGGGACGTCACCATGGCCACCGAGGTGCTGCAGACCGTGCAGCAGATCCTGGCCCAGCAGGGTGGCATGACACTGGGGCAGGCGGGGGACTTCATCAGCGAGCTGCGGGTACGGTGACACACGTGGGGACACACGGGGACAGGACCATGGCTTCTTCCCATCGCATCCcagtccccagctccagccttgtCACAGTGCCTCCATTCTTGTCCCCATCCTGGTCTCATCCCAGCTCTTTCCCCATCCTGTCCCTGCATTTGTCTCCACTACATGCtggtccccagctccagccttgtCCCAGTCTCTGTCTCTGGTCTTGTCTCCATCTCTGGCCCCATCTCATCCTTGGCCCTGGCCCCACACTGTCCCCATCCTTGTCCCTCTCCATGTCCCCATCCCATCTTCattccatccccatcccctccctgtccccctcccatcccttctccatCTTATCCTGTCCTCATCCCTGGCTCCATCcccaccctgtccctgtccccaacCTTGTCCCCATTGCCATCTCACTCCCATATCTATCCCATCCCCATCTTGTATCcatctcatccccatcccacccctgtcccccccatccctgaTGCCCGCCCCCTCCCCCAGGACAAGAACCATTACCACGAGGACATTTTTGGGCTGACATTCCGCACGCAGGAGGTGG
This DNA window, taken from Calypte anna isolate BGI_N300 chromosome 2, bCalAnn1_v1.p, whole genome shotgun sequence, encodes the following:
- the LOC103525557 gene encoding nitric oxide synthase, endothelial; protein product: RGAGPGASDPLSPPPRAPSFRLPPTPETPCILVGPGTGIAPFRSFWQQRLHQLREGGGPLGPMVLVFGCRSPNLDHIYRQEMEEAREGGALSMVLTAFSREPGTPKTYVQDVLRTQLAAEVHQVLCQSGGHMYVCGDVTMATEVLQTVQQILAQQGGMTLGQAGDFISELRDKNHYHEDIFGLTFRTQEVAFRIRSQSFSLQERGRPGPPP